The region TCGAGTTCGGTATTGGTTTGCTGCAACTCTTCCTGCTGCACCCTCAGTTCTTCTTCCGATGCCTGTAGTTTCTGGGCCTGCATTTCCAGCTCGGCATTCAGGTTCTCCATTTCCGTATGCTGGGCCTGTAGCTCCTCAGCCTGTGCCTGGGTTTCTTCCAGGAAGTTCTGGAGCCTGATGTAATCCAGGGCGGAATTAACGCCAATAGCCATCGCTTCCAGGTTATGCTCCAGAAAGGCAACTTCCAGCGAATCAGGACTGTGCAGTAACCCCACTTCTATAACGCCAATGCAAACATCGGCATACACCAGCGGAGCGATAACCAGGGCTGTAGGGACGGCATCGCCCAGCGAAGAGGCAATGCGACTATAGGTAGGCGGAACATCCTGAATGACAATGAGTTTCTTGCGTTCGATAGCCTCTCCGGCCAATCCCTCACCAGCCCTGATGCTCAGGGGCGGGCGCTGGGCCGCATAGCTGCCTGCCAGTTTAAACGAAAAATCGCTGTCAAGGAGGTAAATAGTAGCTTGCGGAGCGTTCAGGTAATCGGCAATGGCGTCGATCAGGCGATTGCCCAGCTTTTTCAACTCTTTCTCCCCCCGAATAGCATCCCCAATTTTTACGGTACCTGTCTGCAGCCAGTTTCGTTTTTTTAAGTCCGTAAATGTCTGTTCCAGAGCGCCCGCCATTTGATTCAGCGCCTTGCCAATGCGGCCCAGTTCGTCATCCTGCGTGTCCTGACTGCGTGCGGAATAATCGCCCCCGGCAATTTTACCGGTTATGTCCTCCATTACCGAAATACGCCCGGCCGTTTCGATATACTTTGCTTCGTCCAGTTTCTGCTTCTCAATTCGGTTATCCAGATCCTGCTTTATTCGCACGTAGGTAAGTGCCGTAATCAGCATGGAAACGGCAGCGGCAAACAATAGTAAAAAAGGGGTGTAATTTATATACACCTGCTGCTGTTGAATACGGGTGTTGAGCAGTCGGTTCTCGTCTAATTTTAACCGGTTGATAACCACTCGCAGATCGTCCATGATCCGTTTTCCGCGAGTCATTTCCTGGTGTTGCCGGAGTGTGTCCCGGTTAAAGAGATTGTTCCGTTTCGTTATATCAATAACACGCTGCATCTGCGCGAATTTGGCTTCGTACAGCGATTTAACGCGGCTAAGGCTCCGCTGCTGGGTTGGGTTATCGGTGGTTAACTCATAGAGCTGGTCGTAGCTGGCCGCTACTTTTGAACGGCTACCGTTGTAGGGTTCCAGAAAGAGCGGATCGAGCGTAACGAGGTAGCCGCGCTGCCCCGTTTCCGCATCTTTCATGTACGAAATAATGTTTTCAGCTTCAATTAATACTTGATTTGTATGATTTACCAGTTTGGAGTTGCTGATTAACTTCTGAATGCTGTAGTATGAGGCCGTCAGACTAATTAGCAGCAGCAGCGTTGAGAGCGTAAAGACAAGTTGTAACTGTCGAATAACGGAGTTTGAGGTAGATGTTTGTGGCATGAGGAATGATGTTGAGCCGTTATCAACGATTAGTTAGGCAGTAAAGCGCCCGTCTGCCGGATGGGCAAAACGAGAATAAAGCTGGCACCTTCGTTCTCGCGGCTTTGGGCCGATATGAGCCCGTTGTGCTTATCCATGTTTTTCTTGGCAATGGCCAGGCCAATCCCCGTGCCTTCGTAATTGGTGCGGGTATGCAGCCGCTGAAAAATAATGAAGATGCGGCTCAGGAACTTCTCGTCGAAGCCAATTCCGTTGTCACGAATAACAATTCGGCAGTAATCGCCCGTAGGAGAGGGGGGGCTGTCAATAGACTTATGTTCCACCCGCTCGGCACTGATGTGAATGGCGGGCGGTACATCGGGCTTCGAAAACTTGAGGGCATTGCTCAGCAGGTTCTGAAACACCTGTCTGATTCGGGTCGGAATAATATCAATAACAGGAAGTTCGTCGATTGTAAGCGTAGCCCTTTTCTGGTAGATCAACTCATCGAAATCCTGTAACAGTTCGGCCAGCAGCGTGTTCAGATTGGTGGGCTGAAACGGTTCGTGTACCGACAGTTGCGAATAGACCAGCAGATCCTTGATCAGATTAGACATGCGCGCCGACGACTGAATGGACCGGTCGAGATAGGCTGCGGCTTCCGGGTTCGTACTCAGGTACTTGACTTTAACCGTGTCGTTAAGCAACTGAATTTTGCGGAGAGGTTCCTTCAAATCGTGAGAAACTACCCAGGTAAACTGCTGAAGTTCCTGATTGATGCGTTCGAGTTCTTCGTTCTTGGTGAGCAGTTCATTGGTTCGTAATCTGACTTGTTGCTCCAATAGTTCAGCCGCCTGTTTCTGAGGGTGGATGTCCGTAAAGGTGCCGATCCACCGGATCAGGGCTCCCTGCTGATGAATGGGAATGACCCGCAGTAAGTGAAATCGGTAGTCCTCTGCGTGCAGAGCTTTTAACCGAACTTCGCGGGTGAACTCAACACCGCTAACAAGTGCCTGTTCCCAGTCGTGGCAAAGGTGATCGTCGGGGTGGGAGTGCGGGAATGTGGTGGTGTCGCTGGCGTAATTATACCAGTGTTCATTGACGTATTCGATACGTCCGTCCGGGGCTACCGTAAAGGCCATTTGTGGCAATGAAGCCAGCACAACCTGTAGCTCCTGCATGCGTTCGGCCAGTTCTTCCTGAGCCTTTCTTCGAACATCGACTTCTCTGCGAAGTAAAGCCTGAGCATCCCTGAGCTCCTGTTGTTGCTCGTAGAGTTTATGAAACGTTTT is a window of Spirosoma linguale DSM 74 DNA encoding:
- a CDS encoding multi-sensor signal transduction histidine kinase (PFAM: ATP-binding region ATPase domain protein; response regulator receiver; PAS fold-4 domain protein; histidine kinase A domain protein~SMART: ATP-binding region ATPase domain protein; response regulator receiver; histidine kinase A domain protein~KEGG: mxa:MXAN_7444 response regulator/sensory box histidine kinase) produces the protein MILLVDDRPENLLPLKKILELHRFSVDTAESGEEALKKVLKTDYSVIILDVQMPGMDGFEVANAIAGFSRTRDTSIIFLSAVNTDKKFITKGYTSGGIDYLTKPVDPDILVLKVKTFHKLYEQQQELRDAQALLRREVDVRRKAQEELAERMQELQVVLASLPQMAFTVAPDGRIEYVNEHWYNYASDTTTFPHSHPDDHLCHDWEQALVSGVEFTREVRLKALHAEDYRFHLLRVIPIHQQGALIRWIGTFTDIHPQKQAAELLEQQVRLRTNELLTKNEELERINQELQQFTWVVSHDLKEPLRKIQLLNDTVKVKYLSTNPEAAAYLDRSIQSSARMSNLIKDLLVYSQLSVHEPFQPTNLNTLLAELLQDFDELIYQKRATLTIDELPVIDIIPTRIRQVFQNLLSNALKFSKPDVPPAIHISAERVEHKSIDSPPSPTGDYCRIVIRDNGIGFDEKFLSRIFIIFQRLHTRTNYEGTGIGLAIAKKNMDKHNGLISAQSRENEGASFILVLPIRQTGALLPN